TGATGCGCGCAGGTAAATAACCAGATCAGGCGGCTGAATGAGCGAACTCATCAAATTAAAGAGGGAGTAATAATTTTCGAAGTCACGGTTGGACATCAGTCCCATGGACATCAGATTGGGTGCAAAAATATAAGCATCCTCGTAGATGGTACGGTCCTGAATAAACGTTTTTCCTGAGTTACGTATTTCAAGTATCTTGTTAAAACGTGTATTTAAAAAATATATCTGAAGGTTGAAGGACCACCTTTGCATATCTTCATAAAAATCAAGTAAATAGGGATTATCATCCACATCTTCATAATGAGGTTCCCAGTGATAGTGTTTTGCAA
Above is a genomic segment from Bacteroidota bacterium containing:
- a CDS encoding deoxynucleoside kinase → MHIAIAGNIGSGKTTLTELLAKHYHWEPHYEDVDDNPYLLDFYEDMQRWSFNLQIYFLNTRFNKILEIRNSGKTFIQDRTIYEDAYIFAPNLMSMGLMSNRDFENYYSLFNLMSSLIQPPDLVIYLRASVPTLVRQIQKRGRKYESSIRLDYLKRLNERYEAWVETYNLGKMLIVDIDHHNFSENAEDLSYVINKIDAEIHGLF